In the genome of Dermacentor variabilis isolate Ectoservices chromosome 5, ASM5094787v1, whole genome shotgun sequence, one region contains:
- the zetaCOP gene encoding COPI coat complex subunit zeta yields the protein MESMLLEPTLYTVKAIAILDNDGNRILAKYYDNTFPSAKEQKAFEKNLFNKTHRANAEIIMLDGLTCVYRSNVDLFFYVMGSSHENELILCSALNCLYDSINQILRKNVEKKVLLDNLDIIMLAVDEICDGGIILEADPTSILQKVALRTDDIPLGEQTVAQVFQSAKEQLKWSLLK from the exons ATGGAGTCTATGTTGCTG GAACCTACACTGTACACGGTGAAAGCAATCGCCATCCTTGACAACGATGGAAACAGAATTTTGGCCAAG TACTATGACAATACCTTTCCGTCAGCGAAGGAGCAAAAAGCATTTGAGAAGAACCTCTTCAACAAGACACATCGGGCAAACG CTGAAATCATAATGCTAGATGGACTGACGTGCGTCTACCGGAGTAACGTGGACCTGTTCTTCTACGTAATGGGAAGCAGTCATGAGAATGAG CTGATCCTGTGCAGTGCTTTGAACTGCTTGTACGACTCCATCAACCAGATTTTGAGAAAAAACGTGGAAAAGAAAGTTCTTCTAGACAACCTTGACATCATCATGCTTGCTGTTGATGAGATCTGTGACGGCGG CATCATTCTGGAAGCAGACCCCACCTCAATTCTTCAGAAGGTCGCATTGAGAACTGATGACATTCCACTCGGGGAACAAACTGTTGCACAG GTGTTCCAATCTGCGAAGGAGCAACTGAAGTGGTCACTACTGAAGTAA